In Deltaproteobacteria bacterium, a single window of DNA contains:
- a CDS encoding segregation/condensation protein A, giving the protein MHESGTSAAVGSASSATCAIKLSLFEGPLDLLLHLIRENEMDITELSVADVADQYVEYLNLMQELQLDVAGEYLLMAATLAWIKSRLILPPSEDGEESDGPDPRAELVARLLEYERFKEAAEKLGEFPREGRDVFKAQAAELAPTPEAEREIEVSLLALLDAFRKVLARVPQGPGLHEVEADQVTVYERMVSIMDQVGSSDASLEFEQLFVAPSGAPPSRALVVATFLALLELVRVAALRVYQGVGEDDGVPTGPIRLRRSEEGADEWRRRIAEDPRAVEGL; this is encoded by the coding sequence ATGCACGAATCGGGTACGTCCGCCGCGGTGGGGTCCGCGTCCAGCGCCACGTGCGCGATCAAGCTGTCGCTCTTCGAGGGGCCGCTCGATCTGCTGCTCCATCTCATTCGCGAGAACGAGATGGACATCACCGAGCTCTCGGTGGCCGACGTCGCGGATCAGTACGTCGAGTACTTGAACCTGATGCAAGAGCTCCAGCTCGACGTCGCTGGGGAGTACTTGCTGATGGCGGCGACGCTCGCGTGGATCAAGTCGCGCCTGATCCTGCCGCCGAGCGAGGACGGTGAGGAGTCGGACGGCCCCGATCCGCGCGCAGAGCTGGTGGCGCGCCTGCTCGAGTACGAGCGCTTCAAGGAAGCGGCGGAGAAGCTCGGCGAGTTCCCGCGCGAGGGCCGCGACGTGTTCAAGGCGCAGGCCGCCGAGCTTGCGCCTACGCCCGAGGCCGAGCGCGAGATCGAGGTCTCGTTGCTTGCGCTGCTCGACGCGTTCCGCAAAGTGCTCGCGCGCGTGCCGCAGGGCCCGGGGCTGCACGAGGTCGAGGCCGACCAGGTGACGGTCTACGAGCGCATGGTCTCGATCATGGATCAGGTCGGGAGCAGCGACGCCTCGCTCGAGTTCGAGCAGCTGTTCGTGGCGCCGAGCGGCGCTCCGCCCTCGCGTGCGCTCGTCGTCGCGACCTTTCTCGCGCTGCTCGAGCTGGTGCGCGTGGCGGCGCTGCGCGTGTATCAGGGCGTGGGCGAAGACGACGGCGTGCCCACCGGGCCGATCCGGCTGCGGCGCTCGGAAGAAGGTGCGGACGAATGGCGGCGGCGCATTGCGGAAGACCCGCGCGCCGTGGAGGGGCTGTGA
- a CDS encoding CCA tRNA nucleotidyltransferase — protein MRELRTASAETALAALPEAVRVRAERLARAAETRGLALYLVGGPVRDLMLGRALRDADLTVTNPGGAAVGEQTAALAHEAALAGDRVTLHARFGTVRIDLAGGESIDLATVRRESYAAPGALPDIEPGTLEEDLRRRDFTLNALALPLNPAAGRALVDPGGGVADLRAGELRVFHAASFRDDPTRALRAARLAARFELRLARESRAALRDALRSGAFGAVSGERFAAELEKLFDEPRAGGDSPRALALLEAWHVLGALEPGLGLPKSALPALRRLAAAADTGAEPSPRGWVIGLMVWFAALQPPLARRALERLAIRGAVATRIAAFARVREVTLRDLSRARGRGASDALLRALPPEELAALRAWAPAPLRARIDRHASVDRHVALPVGGDDLVALGLAGPEVGRAIARIRAAVLDREVTTRGEALLLAREVAAGARRAAASTRAKSKGHRRKP, from the coding sequence GTGAGGGAGCTGCGCACGGCAAGCGCGGAGACTGCGCTCGCGGCGCTGCCGGAAGCCGTGCGCGTACGCGCGGAGCGGCTCGCACGCGCGGCGGAGACGCGCGGGCTGGCGCTCTATCTCGTGGGCGGCCCCGTGCGCGATCTGATGCTCGGCCGCGCGCTGCGCGACGCCGACCTCACCGTGACGAATCCGGGCGGCGCTGCGGTGGGCGAACAGACCGCGGCGCTCGCGCACGAGGCGGCGCTCGCGGGCGATCGCGTGACGCTGCACGCACGCTTCGGCACGGTGCGCATCGATCTCGCGGGCGGCGAGTCGATCGACCTCGCCACGGTGCGGCGCGAGTCCTACGCGGCGCCGGGCGCGCTGCCCGACATCGAGCCCGGCACGCTCGAGGAAGATCTCCGCCGCCGCGACTTCACCCTCAACGCGCTCGCACTCCCGCTGAACCCGGCGGCGGGCAGGGCGCTCGTCGACCCCGGTGGCGGCGTGGCCGACCTGCGCGCGGGCGAGCTGCGTGTGTTTCACGCGGCGAGCTTCCGCGACGACCCGACGCGCGCGCTGCGCGCCGCGCGACTCGCCGCGCGCTTCGAGCTTCGCCTCGCGCGCGAGTCGCGCGCAGCGCTGCGCGACGCGCTCCGCAGCGGCGCGTTCGGCGCGGTGTCGGGGGAACGCTTCGCTGCGGAGCTCGAGAAGCTGTTCGACGAGCCGCGCGCGGGTGGCGACTCGCCGCGCGCGCTGGCACTGCTCGAGGCGTGGCACGTACTCGGCGCGCTCGAGCCGGGCCTCGGCTTGCCCAAGTCGGCGCTGCCCGCGCTCCGCAGGCTCGCGGCCGCGGCTGACACCGGTGCGGAGCCGTCGCCGCGCGGCTGGGTGATCGGCCTCATGGTGTGGTTCGCCGCGCTGCAGCCGCCGCTCGCGCGCCGCGCGCTCGAGCGCCTCGCGATTCGCGGCGCCGTCGCGACGCGCATCGCGGCTTTCGCGCGCGTGCGCGAAGTCACGCTGCGCGACCTTTCGCGCGCTCGCGGGCGCGGCGCCAGCGATGCGCTGCTGCGGGCGCTTCCACCGGAGGAGCTCGCCGCACTGCGCGCATGGGCCCCGGCGCCGCTGCGCGCGCGCATCGACCGGCACGCGAGCGTCGACCGCCACGTCGCGTTGCCCGTCGGCGGTGACGATCTCGTCGCGCTCGGGCTCGCGGGCCCGGAGGTCGGCCGCGCGATCGCGCGCATTCGCGCTGCCGTGCTCGATCGCGAGGTGACGACGCGCGGCGAAGCGCTGCTGCTCGCGCGCGAAGTGGCGGCGGGCGCGCGCAGGGCCGCCGCGAGCACGCGCGCTAAGTCGAAAGGGCACCGACGGAAACCCTGA
- a CDS encoding site-specific tyrosine recombinase XerD, protein MADAISNATDAFLRHCAVERGLAPKTIEAYGADLARFAELLARKSVTTPRALAREHVTGFLASLEAQGLGPRSRARMLVSVRRFAQYLVTTGRCARDASDGVASPRLPRQLPRTLRPDETAALIEAAAPDGALGLRDRAMLEVLYGSGLRVSELVALPLAALDRRAGVLRVLGKGRKERLVPASEPALDALGVYLRDARPQLLGKKRCDAVFLTARGAPMTRQNFFARLRTLAARAGIAKERVSPHVLRHAFATDLLEGGADLRAVQTMLGHADLATTQIYTHVSRGRMRELVETHHPRGAGARR, encoded by the coding sequence ATGGCTGATGCGATCTCGAATGCGACGGACGCGTTCCTGCGTCACTGCGCGGTGGAGCGCGGGCTCGCACCCAAGACGATCGAGGCGTATGGCGCCGATCTCGCGCGCTTCGCGGAGCTGCTCGCGCGGAAGTCCGTGACGACGCCACGCGCGCTCGCGCGCGAGCACGTCACGGGCTTTCTAGCCTCGCTCGAAGCGCAGGGCCTCGGGCCGCGCTCGCGCGCGCGCATGCTCGTCTCGGTGCGGCGCTTCGCGCAGTACCTCGTGACGACGGGGCGCTGCGCGCGCGACGCGAGCGATGGCGTCGCGTCGCCGCGTCTGCCGCGACAGCTGCCGCGAACGCTGCGGCCCGACGAGACCGCGGCGCTGATCGAGGCGGCCGCGCCCGACGGCGCGCTGGGCCTGCGCGACCGGGCGATGCTGGAGGTGCTGTACGGCTCGGGCTTGCGCGTGTCGGAGCTCGTGGCGCTTCCGCTCGCTGCGCTCGATCGGCGCGCGGGCGTGCTGCGCGTGCTCGGCAAGGGGCGCAAGGAGCGCCTCGTGCCCGCGAGCGAGCCGGCGCTCGATGCGCTGGGCGTCTACCTGCGCGACGCGCGCCCGCAGCTGTTGGGGAAGAAGCGCTGCGATGCGGTGTTCCTCACGGCTCGCGGCGCGCCGATGACGCGGCAGAACTTCTTCGCGCGCCTGCGCACGCTCGCCGCGCGCGCGGGCATCGCGAAGGAGCGCGTCTCTCCCCACGTGCTGCGCCACGCCTTCGCGACGGACTTGCTCGAAGGCGGGGCCGATCTGCGCGCGGTGCAGACGATGCTCGGTCACGCCGACCTCGCGACGACGCAGATCTACACCCACGTGAGCCGCGGGCGCATGCGCGAGCTGGTCGAGACGCACCACCCGCGTGGCGCGGGCGCGCGGCGGTGA